The following are from one region of the Populus trichocarpa isolate Nisqually-1 chromosome 8, P.trichocarpa_v4.1, whole genome shotgun sequence genome:
- the LOC7457798 gene encoding uncharacterized protein LOC7457798, giving the protein MENNSSNDDSRGRNGDGDHGYVGFPIHSQVIKIRQEFDKIKHPSLQQLEVRGVVKCRINRQRSRSPLGLAERPISVGN; this is encoded by the coding sequence ATGGAGAACAATAGCAGCAACGACGACAGCAGAGGCAGAAATGGAGATGGAGATCATGGATATGTGGGGTTTCCAATTCACAGTCAGGTTATAAAGATCAGGCAAGAATTTGACAAGATCAAGCATCCATCTCTACAGCAGCTAGAGGTGAGAGGGGTTGTAAAATGCAGGATCAACAGGCAGCGATCGCGTTCACCACTAGGTCTAGCTGAGAGACCCATCTCAGTAGGCAACTAA
- the LOC7482910 gene encoding uncharacterized protein LOC7482910, translated as MAVSKFVMASLTNCRPLTCAATFTASSYQERLVPNPPDLIKWVRREGGFVHQAIKISQDGTNGPGLIASHDIPKGSQLIVLPDNIPLKFGDEDGVDEAHSVLVKLAHKVPDELWAMKLGLKLLQERARVNSFWWPYISNLPRTYSVPIFFQGEDIKNLQYAPLLYQVNRRCRFLLDFEQEVKRAVENLKQNDHPFDRQDVDASSLGWSMSAVSSRAFRLYGKKLPDGTCIDAPMMLPLIDMCNHAFNPNAQIIQEQDAGSAKMLIKAVAETPIKQNDAILLNYGCLNNDLFLLDYGFVIPSNPYDCIELKYDGAFLDAASVAAGVSSPKFSSPAPWQQQFLSQLNLDGEAANLKVTLGGQELVDGRLLAALRVLLASDMEMVRKHDMDTLKSLSADAPLGIANEVAAYRTIIALCVIALEHFPTKIMEDESSLRQGVSASTELAIQFRIQKKSVIIDVMRDLTRRAKSLLSKDTTACQG; from the exons ATGGCTGTTTCAAAGTTTGTAATGGCCTCGCTAACCAATTGCCGTCCACTAACATGCGCTGCCACGTTCACAGCCTCATCCTATCAAGAGCGTCTGGTCCCAAACCCACCAGACCTGATCAAATGGGTGAGGCGCGAAGGTGGGTTCGTGCACCAGGCCATTAAAATATCCCAAGATGGAACCAATGGTCCTGGTTTGATTGCCTCTCACGATATCCCAAAAGGGTCTCAGCTTATTGTCCTTCCCGATAACATACCCTTAAAATTTGGAGATGAAGATGGAGTTGACGAGGCACATTCTGTTTTGGTTAAACTGGCCCACAAAGTTCCTG ATGAACTGTGGGCAATGAAATTGGGTTTGAAGCTTCTTCAAGAAAGAGCAAGGGTCAACTCCTTCTGGTGGCCATACATCAGCAACCTGCCGCGAACTTATAGCGTGCCCATATTTTTTCAAGGGGAGGATATAAAGAACTTGCAGTATGCTCCTCTTCTATACCAG GTGAATAGAAGATGCAggtttcttcttgattttgaacAAGAAGTCAAGCGTGCTGTTGAAAACCTGAAACAAAATGATCATCCTTTTGACAGGCAAGATGTAGATGCATCCTCTCTTGGGTGGTCAATGTCAGCAGTCTCATCCAGGGCATTTCGTTTATATGGAAAAAAGCTCCCAGATGGAACCTGCATTGATGCCCCCATGATGCTTCCTCTCATCGACATGTGCAACCATGCCTTCAATCCAAATGCACAAATTATTCAAGAACAAGATGCAGGGAGTGCAAAGATGCTTATAAAG GCTGTGGCAGAAACACCAATCAAACAAAACGATGCCATACTACTGAATTATGGTTGCTTGAACAATGATCTTTTCCTATTGGATTATGGATTTGTGATACCTTCAAACCCTTATGATTGCATTGAGCTCAAATATGATGGAGCTTTTCTGGATGCTGCAAGTGTTGCTGCTGGGGTATCTTCACCTAAGTTCTCTTCACCAGCTCCATGGCAACAACAGTTTTTATCCCAGTTAAATTTAGACGGTGAAGCTGCAAATCTCAAG GTGACATTAGGAGGTCAAGAATTGGTAGATGGACGGTTGTTGGCAGCCCTTAGAGTACTGCTGGCAAGTGACATGGAAATGGTGCGTAAGCATGATATGGACACTCTCAAATCTTTATCAGCTGATGCTCCTCTCGGAATTGCAAATGAAGTAGCTGCTTATCGCACCATTATTGCATTATGTGTGATCGCACTTGAGCACTTCCCTACCAAAATAATGGAAGACGAATCCTCATTGAGACAAGGTGTTTCAGCTTCCACTGAACTAGCCATCCAGTTTAGAATCCAGAAGAAATCTGTCATTATAGATGTGATGAGAGATCTAACAAGAAGAGCTAAATCACTTTTGTCCAAGGACACAACGGCTTGTCAAGGCTAA
- the LOC7457800 gene encoding probable calcium-binding protein CML25 — protein MGFKCLFNRKSKKSDSSIDSPSGMAASINGSKSPSVRLRLQVEELEQVFKKFDVNGDGKISSAELDSFWKKLGHEASEEELQRMITEFDADGDGFIDLQEFVALNTQGVDTNEVMENLKDAFSVYDIDGNGSISAEELHKVMASLGEPCSMAECRKMISGVDRDGDGMIDFEEFKVMMMMGARWDSMDTLRGTRG, from the coding sequence ATGGGCTTTAAATGCCTTTTCAACCGCAAATCCAAGAAATCGGATTCTTCTATCGATTCGCCATCTGGGATGGCTGCTTCAATAAACGGATCCAAATCACCCTCTGTGAGGCTAAGACTCCAAGTTGAAGAGCTCGAGCAAGTTTTCAAGAAATTCGACGTCAATGGAGACGGCAAGATCTCATCTGCTGAACTGGATTCATTCTGGAAAAAATTGGGTCATGAAGCAAGCGAAGAGGAGCTGCAAAGGATGATAACAGAATTCGATGCCGATGGTGATGGATTCATTGATTTGCAAGAATTTGTGGCGCTAAACACACAGGGGGTGGATACAAATGAGGTAATGGAGAATCTGAAGGATGCCTTTTCTGTTTATGATATTGATGGAAATGGGTCGATCTCTGCTGAAGAATTGCATAAAGTGATGGCCAGTTTGGGGGAGCCTTGTTCAATGGCCGAGTGCAGGAAGATGATTAGTGGGGTTGATAGAGATGGTGATGGGATGATTGATTTCGAGGAGTTtaaggtgatgatgatgatgggtgCTAGGTGGGATTCCATGGATACTCTAAGAGGAACTAGGGGTTAG
- the LOC7457801 gene encoding ubiquitin-conjugating enzyme E2 11, which yields MSRIRENRMRKELSEIARDNSSEYFSAGIATGNTYDWEATVHGPPLTPYAGGVFRLGVSFPQEYPFKPPKLTFLTKIYHPNINDKGSICVDILKNNWTAANTMTAVFNSILLLLASPNPDDPLVPGIGKQYINDRLEFEQVASMWTVKYAA from the coding sequence ATGTCGAGGATCAGGGAGAACAGGATGAGGAAGGAGTTGAGTGAAATTGCAAGGGACAATTCATCTGAATATTTCAGTGCAGGTATTGCCACCGGAAACACGTACGATTGGGAGGCCACGGTTCATGGGCCACCGCTCACCCCATATGCTGGCGGTGTGTTTCGGTTGGGTGTCAGTTTTCCGCAAGAATATCCATTTAAGCCACCGAAGCTAACCTTCTTAACCAAGATTTACCACCCAAACATCAACGACAAGGGTAGCATCTGTGTAGacatattgaaaaacaactggACTGCAGCCAACACAATGACTGCTGTATTCAACAGCATATTGCTTCTACTGGCATCCCCGAACCCAGATGATCCTTTGGTGCCTGGTATTGGTAAGCAGTACATCAATGATAGACTCGAGTTCGAGCAGGTAGCTAGCATGTGGACTGTCAAATATGCAGCTTAA
- the LOC7482911 gene encoding ankyrin repeat-containing protein At2g01680 translates to MTMMEPSKSSLRFIAYQRFFTAVRSGDLDSLKQIVGEQPSDVSDLMSLQTNAGETALYIAADNNLEEVFSCLVKLCDFETVKIRSKSDLNAFHLAAKKGHLGIVKDLLVMWPELCKLCDSSNTSPLYSAAVKDHLDVVNAILDVDVSSMRIVRKNEKTALHTAARYGLLDMVKVLIHRDPGIVCIKDKKGQTALHMAVKGQSTSVVEEIFLADRSILNERDKKGNTAVHVATRKSRPQIISLLLNYISIDVNIINNQHETAMDLADKLPYGESALEIKEALTEAGAKHARHVGQMDEAMELKRTVSDIKHEVHSQLIQNEKTNRRVSGIAKELRKIHREAVQNTTNSVTVVAVLFASIAFLAIFNLPGQYIQDGAETGKAYIADNVGFQVFCLLNATSLFISLAVVVVQITLVAWDTQAQKQLVSIVNKLMWAACACTCGAFLSIAFVVVGKKSSWMAITITLTGAPILVGTLASMCYFVFRQHFGAFRDSQRRIKRASGSKSFSWSVYSANISDPDEYNSDLEKIYAL, encoded by the exons atgacgATGATGGAGCCATCAAAATCATCTCTACGCTTCATAGCCTACCAAAGATTCTTCACAGCCGTCCGATCAGGCGACCTTGACTCTTTGAAACAGATAGTGGGGGAGCAGCCATCTGATGTGTCTGATCTAATGTCTTTACAGACTAATGCAGGAGAGACTGCTTTGTATATAGCTGCTGATAATAATTTGGAAGAGGTTTTTAGTTGTTTGGTAAAGCTTTGTGATTTTGAAACTGTGAAGATCAGGTCTAAGTCTGACTTGAATGCCTTCCATCTTGCTGCTAAGAAGGGTCACTTGG GCATCGTGAAGGACCTTTTGGTCATGTGGCCTGAGCTTTGCAAGTTATGTGACTCCTCCAATACTAGCCCCCTCTATTCAGCCGCTGTTAAAGATCACCTGGATGTGGTGAATGCCATACTGGATGTTGATGTCAGCTCAATGAGGATAGTGCGTAAAAATGAGAAAACTGCTTTGCACACAGCTGCCAGGTATGGCCTTCTTGATATGGTAAAAGTGCTTATACATCGTGATCCTGGTATTGTCTGCATCAAAGATAAGAAAGGCCAGACTGCACTCCATATGGCTGTAAAGGGTCAGAGTACTTCTGTTGTAGAGGAGATATTCCTTGCTGATCGCTCAATACTAAATGAGCGTGACAAGAAAGGTAACACGGCAGTGCACGTAGCGACAAGGAAATCGCGCCCCCAG ATAATAAGCCTTTTGCTGAACTATATATCTATTGATGTTAACATCATCAATAATCAGCATGAAACTGCGATGGATTTGGCTGATAAACTCCCATATGGAGAATCTGCCTTGGAAATCAAGGAAGCTCTCACAGAGGCTGGTGCCAAGCATGCTCGGCATGTTGGTCAAATGGATGAAGCAATGGAACTTAAGAGGACAGTTAGTGATATCAAGCACGAGGTGCATTCACAACttatacaaaatgaaaaaaccaaccGAAGAGTTTCTGGTATTGCAAAAGAACTAAGGAAAATCCATAGAGAAGCTGTCCAGAATACAACCAACTCTGTCACTGTTGTTGCTGTTCTTTTTGCCTCGATTGCTTTCTTGGCTATCTTCAACTTACCGGGGCAATATATACAGGATGGAGCTGAAACAGGGAAAGCTTATATAGCTGACAATGTTGGTTTTCAAGTTTTCTGCCTCTTAAATGCAACATCTCTCTTTATATCATTAGCGGTTGTTGTGGTTCAGATCACTTTGGTGGCCTGGGACACTCAGGCTCAGAAACAGTTAGTCTCCATAGTTAACAAGCTGATGTGGGCTGCCTGTGCTTGCACTTGTGGAGCATTTCTGTCAATAGCATTTGTGGTTGTAGGAAAGAAAAGTTCTTGGATGGCTATAACCATAACTTTAACAGGGGCACCAATTCTAGTTGGGACACTAGCAAGCATGTGCTACTTTGTTTTCCGGCAGCATTTTGGAGCTTTCCGGGATTCCCAGAGGCGCATCAAAAGGGCAAGTGGAAGCAAATCGTTTTCTTGGTCAGTGTACTCGGCAAATATATCAGACCCTGATGAGTACAACTCGGATCTGGAGAAGATCTATGCTTTATAa